From Candidatus Pedobacter colombiensis, one genomic window encodes:
- a CDS encoding MBL fold metallo-hydrolase, whose protein sequence is MNLHTINTGLFKLDGGAMFGVVPKTIWQRSNPADANNLCTWAMRCLLIEDGDRLILVDNGIGDKQDEKFFGHYYLHGDDTLDKSLAAKGFSKDDITDVFLTHLHFDHCGGSIVRIGDRLRPAFKNAFYWSNAQHWDWAVNPNEREKASFLRENILPIQESGQLRFIPDKDGVEFHKGINIRFAYGHTDAMMLPQIQYKDKTIVYMADLLPSVGHIPLPYVMAYDMFPLQTLKEKKAFLQEAIDKKYILYLEHDPINECCTLQETEKGIRLDRTFDLNSI, encoded by the coding sequence CGTAGTACCTAAAACGATATGGCAACGTAGCAATCCCGCTGACGCCAATAATCTATGCACCTGGGCGATGCGTTGCTTGCTGATTGAGGATGGTGACAGGTTGATATTAGTCGATAATGGAATTGGGGATAAGCAAGATGAGAAGTTTTTTGGACATTATTATTTGCATGGTGACGACACCCTGGATAAATCATTAGCTGCAAAAGGATTTAGTAAAGATGACATTACGGATGTGTTTTTAACACACCTGCATTTTGACCATTGTGGAGGTTCAATTGTAAGAATAGGTGATAGACTTCGCCCGGCATTTAAAAATGCTTTTTACTGGAGCAATGCCCAGCATTGGGATTGGGCAGTAAATCCTAATGAAAGAGAGAAAGCTTCATTTTTAAGAGAGAACATTTTACCGATACAGGAAAGTGGACAGCTTAGATTTATTCCGGATAAAGATGGGGTAGAATTTCATAAGGGCATAAATATTCGATTCGCTTATGGACATACCGATGCCATGATGCTGCCGCAGATACAGTATAAAGACAAGACTATAGTTTATATGGCTGATCTTTTGCCTTCGGTTGGGCATATTCCCCTACCTTATGTAATGGCTTATGACATGTTTCCTTTGCAAACGCTGAAGGAAAAAAAGGCTTTCTTACAGGAGGCTATTGACAAAAAATACATTTTATATCTGGAACATGACCCGATTAATGAGTGCTGCACCTTACAGGAAACTGAAAAAGGCATCAGGCTTGACCGCACTTTTGATTTAAATAGCATTTAG
- a CDS encoding YegP family protein: MGKFEITTRKNGEFQFNLKAANGQVILTSEGYTSKGACQNGIESVKRNSKDDSKFERKISTNDKPYFNLKASNGQVIGSSEMYESEANRENGIESVKKNAPEAEVLDLS, translated from the coding sequence ATGGGCAAATTTGAAATCACGACAAGAAAAAACGGAGAGTTTCAGTTTAATCTAAAAGCAGCTAATGGTCAGGTTATTTTAACAAGCGAAGGCTATACAAGTAAAGGTGCTTGCCAGAATGGCATAGAATCGGTTAAAAGAAACTCAAAGGATGATAGTAAATTCGAAAGAAAAATTTCAACTAACGACAAACCCTATTTCAATTTAAAAGCCAGCAATGGTCAAGTTATTGGAAGCAGCGAAATGTACGAAAGTGAAGCAAACCGTGAGAACGGTATTGAATCTGTCAAAAAGAATGCGCCTGAAGCCGAAGTTTTAGATTTAAGCTAA
- a CDS encoding RNA polymerase sigma factor RpoD/SigA, with product MRQLKITQSITNRESQSLDKYLHEIGKVDLITAEEEVILARKIREGDQAALERLTKTNLRFVVSVAKQYQNQGLTLGDLINEGNLGLIKAAKRFDETKGFKFISYAVWWIRQSILQAIAEQSRIVRLPLNQVGSLSKISKAFSKLEQEYEREPSPEELADILETTVDKISDTLSNSGRHVSMDAPFVQGEENTLLDVLENHEPNTDSSLINESLSEEIKRSLSTLTEREREIIVLFFGLSTNHPLSLEEIGEKFNLTRERVRQIKDKALQRLRHTSRSKILKSYLG from the coding sequence ATGAGACAACTCAAAATCACGCAATCAATTACCAATCGCGAAAGTCAATCATTAGACAAATACCTTCACGAGATTGGTAAAGTGGATTTAATCACAGCAGAAGAAGAAGTAATATTAGCAAGGAAGATACGGGAGGGAGATCAGGCTGCATTAGAACGCTTAACAAAAACCAACTTACGTTTTGTGGTTTCAGTTGCGAAACAATATCAAAATCAGGGTTTGACATTAGGAGATTTAATTAACGAAGGTAACCTGGGCTTAATTAAAGCAGCTAAGCGTTTTGATGAAACTAAAGGTTTCAAATTTATATCATATGCTGTTTGGTGGATTCGTCAATCAATTTTACAGGCTATTGCTGAGCAAAGCCGTATTGTACGTTTACCATTGAACCAGGTTGGCTCTTTAAGCAAAATCAGTAAAGCATTCTCAAAATTAGAGCAAGAGTATGAGCGTGAACCTTCTCCTGAAGAATTGGCAGATATTTTAGAGACTACCGTTGATAAAATCTCTGACACCTTAAGTAACTCAGGTCGTCATGTATCTATGGATGCTCCTTTTGTGCAAGGTGAAGAAAATACTTTGCTGGATGTATTAGAAAACCATGAGCCAAATACTGACAGTAGTTTAATTAACGAGTCGCTTTCGGAAGAGATTAAACGTTCTTTGTCTACTTTGACTGAGCGTGAACGTGAGATCATTGTTTTATTCTTTGGTTTAAGCACAAATCACCCATTATCATTAGAAGAAATTGGTGAGAAGTTTAACCTGACCCGCGAACGTGTTCGTCAGATTAAAGATAAAGCTTTGCAACGACTACGTCATACTTCAAGAAGTAAAATATTAAAATCATACTTAGGATAA
- a CDS encoding glyceraldehyde-3-phosphate dehydrogenase, which translates to MLKKYQSEFQNWIEKEKKAIELINIVGQLWFDRSVELVLFRKPLFDVGSSEILAHHQYAKEVSGKDISIYETLELATAIAKCNLAPSRVDIGRLASEWLEDNNNYPSIYDFVVDKLSKHIGKDKISLKAKDVVLFGFGRIGRIAARELILQAGKGEQLRLRAIVTRSYSDEELIKRGELLRTDSIHGPFNGTIVEDFENKALIVNGQTIYFIQADSPESVDYTAYDIKDALLIDNTGIYRDREGLSRHLKSKGISKVLLTAPAKGDIPNVVTGINDVEIDFKKENILSNASCTTNAIVPVLKIVDDAFGIEKGHIETVHSYTNDQNLLDNYHKKYRRGRSAALNLVITETGADKAVAKVIPHLGGKLTGNAVRVPTPNVSLAILNLSLNRVTSKEEVADILKQASLFGNLSEQIEYSISNELVSTDLIGNSHASIIDGPATIIAKDNKSIVLYAWYDNEYGYTRQVIRLAKKMAGVIRLTYY; encoded by the coding sequence ATGTTAAAGAAGTACCAATCCGAGTTCCAAAACTGGATTGAAAAAGAAAAGAAAGCAATTGAATTGATCAATATTGTGGGCCAGCTATGGTTCGACAGATCTGTTGAACTGGTATTATTCCGGAAACCTTTATTTGATGTAGGTAGCAGCGAGATCCTTGCGCATCACCAGTATGCAAAAGAAGTAAGTGGAAAAGACATCAGCATTTACGAAACTTTAGAGTTGGCCACTGCTATTGCTAAATGCAACCTGGCTCCTTCAAGGGTGGATATTGGCCGACTGGCTTCAGAATGGCTGGAAGACAATAACAACTACCCTTCTATTTATGATTTTGTGGTCGACAAATTAAGCAAACACATCGGCAAAGACAAAATCAGCTTAAAAGCCAAAGATGTAGTTTTATTTGGTTTCGGACGTATTGGCAGAATTGCTGCACGCGAGCTCATCTTGCAAGCCGGTAAAGGAGAACAGCTACGCTTAAGGGCAATTGTAACCCGTAGTTATAGCGACGAAGAATTGATTAAAAGAGGTGAATTGTTGCGGACGGATTCTATCCATGGCCCTTTTAATGGCACTATCGTTGAAGATTTTGAAAACAAAGCTTTAATCGTCAATGGACAGACCATTTATTTTATCCAGGCCGATTCACCAGAATCAGTAGATTATACAGCTTACGATATTAAGGATGCACTTTTAATAGATAACACAGGTATTTACCGCGACCGTGAAGGCTTAAGCAGACACTTAAAATCTAAGGGGATCAGCAAAGTTTTGCTTACAGCCCCTGCTAAAGGTGACATTCCTAATGTGGTTACAGGTATCAATGACGTTGAAATTGATTTCAAAAAAGAAAATATTTTATCAAATGCTTCTTGTACCACAAATGCCATTGTACCTGTACTAAAAATAGTGGATGATGCATTTGGCATTGAAAAAGGGCATATCGAAACGGTACATTCTTATACAAATGACCAGAATTTACTGGACAATTACCATAAAAAATATCGTAGAGGTCGCTCGGCAGCGCTAAACCTGGTAATTACTGAAACGGGTGCAGATAAAGCTGTAGCTAAGGTAATTCCGCACTTAGGTGGTAAATTAACAGGAAATGCAGTGCGCGTTCCTACACCTAACGTATCGCTTGCCATACTGAACTTATCTTTAAACAGAGTAACCTCTAAAGAGGAAGTTGCAGATATTTTGAAACAAGCATCTTTATTTGGCAATTTATCTGAGCAGATTGAATATTCAATCTCTAATGAATTGGTAAGTACAGATTTAATTGGTAATAGTCACGCTTCTATTATTGATGGCCCTGCAACCATCATTGCCAAAGACAATAAATCTATTGTACTTTACGCCTGGTATGACAATGAATATGGTTACACCAGACAAGTGATCCGTTTGGCTAAGAAAAT